The DNA segment CCTTGAAAGGACAGAAAAACCTAACCAGACCATgcctaaaaaaacagaaaagcagacCCACGAAGGGCAGAAGAAGAGGTATGGAAATCACTTCAAAGCCATCAGGAGAAAGGTGTATAATCATAGAGATGAGATAGCTGTGTAGTGCAAAGTTAACAGGGGAGAAGACCAGAAGGGTGCAAACTCATCTGATTAGTTCAAGCACCCTAGGATGTGACCCCTGGTGATATCAACGACACTATCATCTGAGGTCCCCCATCAAACAAACATaatgaagggaaaagaaaggggaagaGGGTGGCAGCAGAAGGCAAGGCTAGCCGGGCGGACCACTGGCCCAGCTGGGCTTCCCCATCCTAAGGAGGCCTAAACAGGACGTTTCTCAGAAAGGCGCACCCATTCTTTTAATTGCTGGACACAGGGACCCGCGCCTCTGCACCCCGTGTCTCACCTGGTAGGGCTCACTACGGTGCCCCagcgcctccgcctcctcctggGGTCCTCCAGCGACTCTGCCAAGCAGGGAGAGGGGCAAGGAGACCTTTCCCCTTGCCACCTCTTCCTCGGCTTTTGCCCTTCCTGAGGGGCGGGCCCGGGAAGCCTCCCCTGGAGGGGAGTGGGTGACAACCTGATCTGACTTCGCGGtccagtcctcctcctcctcgagGGCGACAGTTGCTGAATCCCGGATTTCTGATTGTGGGGTGTGAACCCCAGATATTTGGACGGGGGGAGGCTGAACTTGATATTTGAACGCGTGGGGTATGAACCCCGGATATCTGAAATCCTATGAAACAGAGCCCCAGGTCTAAAGAGGTTGGGACCCACGTCCTGTATATCTGGATTCTGAATGGCCGATATCCGGGTATTTGAGAAGCGAGGGGTCAAGCCCGGAAATTTGGGACCGAAGGGCCTGAGCTCCAGGTGTTTGGGCACCGATAGGGGGCCCACCCGGAGGACGTCCGGCCGCACGGCCCCTCTCACGCCGGGTCCGAGAATGACAGCCCCCACTCCCGCCCCGGCCTCCTCCTTTGCCCCTTTTCTCTCCTAACGGTAGCTGAAAGACTGTAGCTAACGGAGGTCCCCACGCTCgctctccctctttttctcagCCTGTCTCTCTCCGCACGACAGCGCGCGTCTCGTCCcgatctccctctccctcttcctcccaatTCCAAGATGGAGACCGGGTTGGGGAGGGAGCGCAAGCGCGGTAGGGACGCCAGGCCAAGAGGGCGGAGCCCCAAAATGAAGTAGCCCCGCCCCCCTCTCCTTACTGCCGGGGCCAGGGAGGTGGGAAGCCAACGAGCCAGAGTGCGCGCGCGCCGCTCCGCGCCACGCGGACCCTTGGTGGGAGGCGGCAGGGAGAAGGGCTAGGCTTGGAGTGGGAGGAGTCCGGCGCTCAGTCCGACAACTGGCGGTGGACAGGGCTGCGGCGCATGCGCTCTCCCCGCCTTAGCGCTGAGCCCGAGCTTGTTGCTAGGGGAAGCTTTCGTGGGGCGCGAGTGGAAGGAAAGCAGCAGCCGCGATTTGCGCCTGCGTGAATGATAGAGGTTGGGAGGGGTAAGGGAAAGCTGCTGCTGGGCGCGGAAAAGGCGGGAAAATGGACTGCCCTAGTTAGTAACCATACCGTGTGGATGGCGACTATCACGTTTGACGAATCTGCTGGGAAAAATCAATCTGTCAAATCCCTTCAGGGAACTGGGGCCTTTGGCTAGtttgacctgcccaaggtcacactgcatTTACCTTAAAGCATTCCCATGACCATTGCCACCTGACTCTCAATTAGTTGTAATTAATCGATTTtatttcatagaagaaaacaaagtggcACAGGTGGGATCAAAACCAGGTGTTTTCCAAAGCCAAGTCACAAGTGTGGGAAGGGTTGGCAGTAACCCATGCCCCATGCCAACCTGTGTACCAAACTAAAGAGTTAAGAAGGAAACGTTCCCCAAACCTCCTGAGCCTGTCTACTCTAAAATTCCCAGCTCAATCCAATCCTCAGTAAACGCCCTGGGCAACACTGGGCAGAAAGCCTTTTATTTTCCCCCACATTCCAGCTCTCCACTTTTTGCAACATCTTGTCCAACTCAGAACCAAGGCCCCAGGAGTTGATTCAcacctggaaagaaagaaaattagaaaacagggCAGGTCAGAGGGCCCTTGTGGTTAGCTCTGGGATGGCTGCAGAAATtgaggaaggagcagaggaaGTGAAACTAGAGATAAGTATGGGCGTTTGTCCCCATTAGTATGGCTTCAGTACTCCAAGATCTGCCAGGGGCCAGAAGGCCTTCCTTTCCCAGTCCACTCAGATCTAAGAAAGGCTGAGAGCATTCCACCATTTTCTGTCCCAAGTAGGTGGTTGGAGCAGTCAGACCTAGCTTTAACCAAAATAAGCAAAGTTGATCTTGAGCATGTAGTTCTCTGGTCAGTGCCCTTCCCTGTGCCTGGGCTGTTTCCACTGCTCCCACAGTTATTTCCAAGGACACAGCAGCCAGCTGAAGCTGAGAACTGTTTAAAAGCTGGAGCGCAATATATGGCTCTCAAATTATATGAGACCCACCTGGTAGGGTGagaattttttacagaaatattttttccccttaacaAGCTGCCCCACAAACTAAATAGGTCCTCTACCAACTGCTGTGTGAGGCTGTTCCTCCAAAGATCCTGTTTACAGAATCAACTTTTTCTAAATGCAATGATGGCTAATGGAAAAGGGAAGGTGCGTGTAAAGTGCATGGGTACATAGTACATGCCCAGTAAACAGGCATCACCAATCAATTCTTCTGAGCTGTTCAAGGTGAGTTTTACAAAATTTGCATCATAAAACTGGGTATCAGAATTTCAGGACAAAAGCAAGACAACCATGATTCATATCAAAGCCACATCATCATATTTGAATCCTCTTAACTCACCACTGTTGCCAAAAAGCTTGGATGTGAACTACAGCTATGGATGAACCTTAGAATGTTAAGgtaaagaagtcagtcacaaaagaatATGTATGATTCTATCTATACAAAGTTCAAAGTAACTAAAACCAAACCATATTGTTTAGGAATGACTCCATCTCAGTTACAATTGTCATCCCCACTCCATCCCCTAGTCTGACAGgactggggcaaataaccttacCTGAGAACATGACAGGAACTAGGCCAGTGCTCTCAGAGCCGGGTTCTAGACCAGTGGGATTCCCGGCgtgggtgaaagcacacagcagtgagacagcagagaaggccacagaagagaagcaggaaggagcCCAAAATCAGAAGCCTGGAGCCACACAGAGCCAGCTCCTCCTAGGAGTGGgaacagggagggaaggaggaagcaaTGAGAGAGGAAGGGTGGAGAATCTTCCTTTGGGAAAAAGACAGCTTACCACAGCCCAAGAGCCTCCATGGGGGAGAGAGCTCTCCACATCCAGGGAGCAACTAAagggaaaatgttattttttaacaaGCTAATTGTCTCAATGGTCTACAAACCACTTTCCTGTCCCAAAATCAAACTGAACCCCCATTATGACTCCATGAGATAGGAGAGTTCACTAATCTTCACATTTTAGAGATGTGCAAGCAGAGTCAGATCTGGAAACCAGTATTTTCTCTGATTTCAAGCTCCAAGGTGATGCTCCTCACCAGGGTCTTTGCAAATGTGAGGAAAGAATATGCAGCAGTCTCCTAAATAGTCTCTCTCCTCCACTAGACCAATCTCTTCCACCTGGCCTACAGTGTCAAGTTGTAGCATCTTAGCCTGACATCATGGTGCCTCACAATCAGGCCCTGTATCTCTCCTGATTTCCTCCTAAGTAATTACTAAGCTCCTCACTGTGGAGTGCCCCTGAATACTGAACACTTTTCAATCTTTAAGCCTATGCTCATGCTGTTTCTTTGGCCTCTCTGAAGCCTCTCCTGAACCTGCTGTACTGCACTCTCTGCCCAAATTTCTCTCACTCTTCACGGATCATCCTGATAGGGCAGAACAAGCCTGGGACATAGAATCAGAAGGCAGAAGGCACAGGTTGCAATCCTAAGTCTGCCACTTAACCAGTTGTGTGGCCATGGGTAATTTACTCCCTCTCtctaagcctgtttcctcatctgtaaaatgggatactaACAGCTACCTCAAAAGGTTATTttaagatcaaatgagataatgaaccTGAAAGCACTTTGTACATTATAAAGTATTGTACACAAGTCCCTTTCTTAAATTCTCTGTGAAGCACTCTCCATAAATGTTCAAGTTAGGTTTAACTACTCCTTATTCTAATAATGTTTGAGTAACACTTTGCTCACATCTCTACGATAGCAATGAACTCATTTTGTCTCTTATTATAGCTTCTGAATTCCTTTGTGGTGGAGAtcatgttttattatatttaaagacAATAGTTCATAGTAATAGCTGTCATTTACCCAATTTCCAGTAAGTACCAGGCATTGTACCGGACACTTCACATTCACtctcatttatcttttttgttggAATTAAGAGATAGtatgtttcccattttacagatgaggaggctgaggctcagaaaggctgGTATTTGTTCAAGGTCTCACACAGCCTCTGAAGTCGAATTACAAAGCCTGTGTTTTTTCTACTAGGTAAATGGCCTTCAGGAGCCTCAAGACACCCCATTTAGTATAGCATTCTATGAAACCCCAACAACCGGAGGCTCTTACCGAGGTGAGCAGCTTGGTAAGCACAAGGCCTTCGTGGCTCCAGACTCTGATACATTCCTCAGCCATCCTAGGGCTCAAGGTGGCATTTCCTGCTCCCTCCTCTGAGCAGGATATGGGTGGTTGGCTTGACGGCAGGATTCCTAGAACAGAACTAAAATATAGACAGGTTCCTGGGGTCTTTTCTGTGGTCACCCTGGCTGTAATAAGGACCAGCTCTCCTGCAGGAGATCCTATGAGAGGAATAGGAGAGTGATGGAAGAAAATTAAGGGTGGGTTGGGAGCCATTCATCTTTAGACTTCTATTCATTTCTAAGGCTTCCTACAGTACCAAGTGTTTTGGCATTGATTCTACTTAATAAAGTACTCTACACACAATCATTTACATcactgagaaatgaaaataactgtTTACTGCTATAAACACAAATTAATTTAAGTTAGCTTACAATCAATAACAATTACACCATACTTGCAAGGCTGGAGTGAAACTGGAGCAGATACACATTGCCAATATCAGTTTGTATAAACTAGTTTGTCCTTTTAAGAAAGCAGTTTTCCACAAGGTACCAAAATCCATTAAAAGGTTCACACCCCATTTCAAATTAGTGGGGAAAGGATGGCCTGCCTATTCAGTCAATGACCTTGGGACAAtttccatttggaaaaaaaaagttagattCTTATCTCACACCATAAAATAAAGCCCAGATATATTAAACAcctacatgaaaaaacaaaaccaaacaaaaaccaaacaaaggaaatacagaagaatattttctaattttaaaatggggAAGGCCTTCCTAAAAAAGATACAAAACCTAAAAGCCTGAGTAAAAAGGACAACAGCAATAAAGTTAACCTCAGGAAAATTAAAGGATGAAATGTCACAATGAAAGATAAGtcaaaaagaaagtaacagattAGTTGAAAATACCTGTAATATATTTAATTGACAACAAGGTGTCCACAATgtataaaaatctaaaaataaagaagataaaagcaaataacttaaaagaaaaatgagcacaGGGTATGAATAGGAAATTTGCAAGAGGCATGAAAATGGCCAATAAGATGTTCAACCTCACTAGAAATCAGGTTTAAGTAAATTAAGACAGTCAAGTAATTCCCTTACAATTAAATTGATAAAAATTTAGAAGATTGATAATAATAAGAGTTGTTGAAGATGTAGGGAAATAGGCACTCTTAATTGGTGACACCTTTTAGAAGACAATTTGGCTGTATCTGTAGCAATTTTAAATAGGAACAGAGAAGGATAAGAGGATGCCCATCAAACTGTGCACTCTTCAGGGGAGGTAAAGAGGacttttacatttgttttgtatatttctATGTGGTCTGAATGTACAACAAAGTGAATCTGTCTATTAAAAAAATCCACACCCTTGGACTCAGTATACCACTTGTAGAAACTAATCCTAAGGAAAAgcttcaaaagaaaaaatcaaggaTATCATTAAAAATACCAAATATTGGAAACAATATAGACGTTTAACAATAGGGAAAGCATTAACAAATGATGGCCTAGCAATGCATTGCCTTATATCCATTAAGATAATAACTTCAGACCATGTAGTAATACAAAAAACATGACGTTATaagtgaaaaaagagaaatacaaataatttgtaagtattaaataattaaaactgaGGAACATACATATAAAACTGTAAGAGAACTCCCCTCACTTCTAAGTTCCCCAGATCACATCAGTCACCAAGTCCTGTCAACCCACACTTCCAACATCTCAATCAGTCTCCTTCTATTCAAGCATTGTCTTAActcatttttcctcatttttttattgcaaccacctcctaactggtcttcctGCAACTGGATGTATTTCTTTCAGGAAGTCAGCCAACAGAGTGTgatctttttaaaagaacaacaacaaaatactaCTCTCTTCctaattaaaatatttgagttTGCCTAATGTACTGGCTAAAGTACAACTACCTTGGCTTGGCACATGAGACCTCCATGCAATTCTGCCTGCTTCCTCAGGTCCATCTCCTGCCACTCACTCAACACTCCTTCCTGTACACCAGTCAAACCGACCCCCTTGATGTTCCAAAACATGCCATTATGGTCCCAAGCTGCATACCTTTGCATATGCTTTTCCCTCTAGCTAGAAGGGCACAATCCTAAACCTCCCTCAAGGCACAACATCCTTAGAAAAGTCTATCTTGTCTTTGCCATCCCTGCTTGACAGACTTCTGAGTACTCCCACTGTACCTTGTGTTCTATTTTACACATTAAAAGGTATTTAATTCTGTTCACATCTGTATCCTTGCTAGACTGTGAGCAACATGAGGTGAGGCCATGTTTTACAGATCTCTATTTACCATGCTtggtacatagtagatgctcaataattaTCACTTAAATAACGCAGTCATACacgattattttctattttgtttctaacCATTATAAAAAGAACAGAGCTTACTTGCAGAAGCAGAAATCAACAAGCTAAAAATATGATCCTAAAGATAATGGAAATTCAAGGGATcaaacaatcttaaaaaagaacaaaagtgaagaattcacattttctgatttcaaaacttaacaAAGCTACAGCAATAAAAACAATGTTGTACTAGCATAAAGAGATCAACGGACTAGAACTGAGAGTCCAGACATAAACCTAAATATccatggtcaactgattttcaattAGGATGCCAAGACTATTCTATTaggaaagaataatcttttctaTAAAATGTGCTGGGACAACCTGCAAACTAAGGAAGTTGGACCCCTcacattatattaaaatattaacaaaaatggatcatagacctaaatgtatgagctaaaactataaaattcttagaagaaagtaGAGGAGTAATCTTGACGACCATGGGTTTGGTAGAGTCTTCTTAGTTATGACATTAAAAGCACAggcaataatagaaaaaaatagataaatttgacttcatcaaaattaaacactTGTGTTATGAACAATACCATCAATAAAGTGAAGGGACAACCAGTGAATGGGAGAAAGTATCTGCAAATCATACATCAGATAAGTGATTTTTACCTAGAAAataaaagaactcttacaattcatAATTAAAAGACAAGTtaccccatttaaaaaatgtgcagatgctaaatatacatttctccaaagaagacactacaaatggacaataaacacatgaaaaaatgttcaatatcattagctACCTGGAAAATACAAATCAGAACctcaatgagatactacttcacactcactagaatggctataatgAAAAGCACAGATAATAACAaatggtgagcatgtggagaaattggaacctttacACACTGATCATGGGAATATAAACTCATACAACCACTTTGGAGAAcagtggcagttcctcaaaagattaaacaTACAGTTATAGTACAATCCTGAtattccactcctaagtatatacctaagacaaatgaaaacatctgatcacacaaaaacttgtacatgagtgTTCAAAGCAGtatcattcataatagccaaaaagtagaaacaatccaaatgtccatcaactgacaaatggataaataaaatgtgggatATTCATATAATGaatgttattcagcaataaaaaaggaatgaagtattgatacatgccacaacatggatgaatcttgctaAGCAGCTAGCAGGCACTCAAGACAACTTACTTAGAACATGCTTCTCTGATATccctgaggaaaaaaataaggtgCCTCAAAGAAGAAAAGGCTGTAGGGATAAAGAGGCATGAAAGAGAATAGTAGGTCAAATCTAGCCCATCTCATCACACCTCTAAGGATAGAATCAAAGAAACTCAAGAGTTGGAAGGGGAGACAGAAAACATTTATAGAGAACCTACACAATGACTGTCCTGTTTGCAGACAAAAACTCGTCCTTTTAACAGCAGGGTATAAGGCTCAGGGATATGCCCAAGGTCACCAAGTTGGTGAGGTCAGAGGCAGAGCCCACCCTTACTGCTCTGATGTCTAAGCCCACAGTCCTCCTTGAGCTCACCTTTCAATCCCATCTGACTACCCAGGACCATGGCTTGGAATGTCTGGGTCTTATTCCTGTCTGGACCATCTCCGAAGTTCAAGGTGGTCAGTAAGCCCACGACGTGAGACCCATGCCACTTCCCTGTGACTGTCCCATTCACGGGGCAGAGGGTCAGCTGGCCAAAAGATCTCAAGAAGGAGACCCAATCCTGTGTACAAAGAAGGTAGGAAAGAGGTGAGAGGAGATTAGTAGCACAAGCAAGCCTGCATGGGAAGGATGAGGAGAGTAGTTTACCTGGGGGATGTCAGGGCTGCGCAGGCCAGTCctgtgggtgaggaggaagccacCAAGGCCCAGGCCAGAAAAGCCAAGCAGCAGCAGGATCAAAGTGGCACAGACCAGAGGTGGGTGGTGGGCCAGACAGAGATGCAGGTTGTGCCCTGCCTGGCCGCTGCCCATGGAGAGCAGCAGGATCTGGGCCTCCACGGAGAGTCTGCTGGAGGACAGGGAGGAGGAAATGGACAAGAGCCTGTGGGTCAAAAGGCACTTACCCATTTTATTCAAAAGGAAGCTAAAGTACCAAGAAGACAAGGGACTTGACCAAGGATACACAGCTAGTTAGTGGCAGAAGACAAGAATCCAAAGCTCTTGGCTCTGAGTGTTCACCTCCCTGTACCACTCAATGTTTCAAACATTTCATTTCTAAAGTAATCAAGGCAGAAGAGCATGCTGTGCTGAAAAAAGGAACCCGAGAAGAACTCTCAAGGAGAAATTCAGAAAGCCGCTGTTTTGGGGCTAGGGTTTGGCTGAACAGTTCCAGCCACTAACGTAGACTAAGGAAGTGTCTGACGAGAATCCCACTTTAGAGATAAACTCTTCAGTTTGAATCCTCTTCTGCCACTCACTGATTATACGAGAAAAATCAGTTAACTTTTGGGAGGTTAAGAATCTGTGAAATGAGAGTTGTAAAAACACCAAGTAATGAGGAAATAAAGGTGGCAGGCAGATAAATCCCATAGTAGCTGGATTTGCAGGAACTCAGCAAATGtccatttgttttctatttctctgtgtcataCTTATCTTCAAAACCAGGTGAGGCAAAGGAAAAATGCTGTGGGGGTAATTAAGGCTCAGGGACTTTAACAGAGATGTGGTAGGGCCAAGGTCTGAAACCCGCCTCCTGCTTCCAAGTAGAGGGCTCTTTTCCCTCGCGAGAAGGGATAACCTGATGAAAAGTAACATCTGTAAGGCGAGATAAACGCATGGGGTAGGGGGAGAAGGAGGGCTCCAGGGAAATGCAAGGGTCACAGATGCTCAGCCCCTGCCCTGTCTTCCGTCCCCGCAcatttggaaagagaaaaagcaggAAGAGGGAGCGCAGAGCCTGACGGTTAGCGGCTGGCTGGGGCCCtttgcctcccctcccctccgaAGCCCCTCCTGCAGGAACTCAGCACCCGCAATATCCCTTCCCACTGTTGCAGCGCCGAGTCCGCCCGCCGCTCGCTCTCACCGTTCAGAGCCGGGCGGAGGCCAGCGCCTCCCGCGACGTCACGCGTGGGGCCGAAAAGGGGCGGGGTCCGTTCTCCCCCCACTCAAACCCTCCCCCAAGCGCCCTTGACGACGGGGATTCGCGTGCGCAATGGCCACGCGGGCGGCCGCCTTGCCGCTCATGTCAGGGTGGGGGCGTACCAAGAAGAAGCCAATGAAGGGGCAAAGAGGAGAAATAATTATGCGGGAGGTGAATAAAAGTGAGAGAGGCAACTGAGCTAATTCTAGAGATGTTAGAACTGTAAACTCTCCTTCCGGCGACCACGTGGGGGCATTTCAATAAGAATAGCGTCGCAGGCATTTTTCTGTTGCTCGTCCCCACCCGCACCAATCGCACAGCCCAGCCGCGCCCAGGTTCCGGGTGAGGCTCTGGGGTACGCCCAGGGGCGGTGCTCCAGCCCTCGGACTCTGGCCACCTGGCCTGGGGTTCGTACCAGCGGTCATTGTTCTCTATAAGGCTAATGTTTTTCACTTCACGCTTAGCCCCCCCGCTTTTAGCTATCTCTTGATGCATAGGGACCTACAGCTACAAGGCTGCTCAATAGCGACCATCTCATTTCActtctcacatttaaaaaa comes from the Manis pentadactyla isolate mManPen7 chromosome 10, mManPen7.hap1, whole genome shotgun sequence genome and includes:
- the TMEM219 gene encoding insulin-like growth factor-binding protein 3 receptor isoform X1, whose product is MGSGQAGHNLHLCLAHHPPLVCATLILLLLGFSGLGLGGFLLTHRTGLRSPDIPQDWVSFLRSFGQLTLCPVNGTVTGKWHGSHVVGLLTTLNFGDGPDRNKTQTFQAMVLGSQMGLKGSPAGELVLITARVTTEKTPGTCLYFSSVLGILPSSQPPISCSEEGAGNATLSPRMAEECIRVWSHEGLVLTKLLTSEELALCGSRLLILGSFLLLFCGLLCCLTAVCFHPRRESHWSRTRL
- the TMEM219 gene encoding insulin-like growth factor-binding protein 3 receptor isoform X2, producing MGSGQAGHNLHLCLAHHPPLVCATLILLLLGFSGLGLGGFLLTHRTGLRSPDIPQDWVSFLRSFGQLTLCPVNGTVTGKWHGSHVVGLLTTLNFGDGPDRNKTQTFQAMVLGSQMGLKGSPAGELVLITARVTTEKTPGTCLYFSSVLGILPSSQPPISCSEEGAGNATLSPRMAEECIRVWSHEGLVLTKLLTSV